The Betta splendens chromosome 7, fBetSpl5.4, whole genome shotgun sequence genome includes a window with the following:
- the hm13 gene encoding minor histocompatibility antigen H13 isoform X3, translating into MSEAEQAPASVPEVLDALNATDSNGTEVLNATAKFVATPEGTALAYGSLVFMALVPIFFGALRSVTCSKSKELGENDYDSGFRNAADMPETITSRDAARFPIIASCTLFGLYLFFKVFSQEYINLLLSVYFFVLGVLALSHTMSPLMSRVFPASFPNKQYQLLFTQGTGESKEEIVNYEFDTKNLVCLLISSVVGVWYLLKKHWIANNLFGLAFALNGVELLHLNNVSTGCILLGGLFVYDVFWVFGTNVMVTVAKSFEAPIKLVFPQDLLEKGLEASNFAMLGLGDIVIPGIFIALLLRFDVSLKKNSRTYFYSSFLAYIFGLGLTIFVMHTFKHAQPALLYLVPACVGFPVIVALFKGELTEMFRYEETSPEEAETKEDSSEKKDQ; encoded by the exons ATGTCTGAGGCAGAACAAGCCCCGGCCTCGGTCCCGGAGGTGCTGGACGCACTGAATGCCACGGACTCGAATGGGACGGAGGTGCTCAACGCTACGGCTAAATTCGTGGCCACCCCGGAGGGCACTGCGCTGGCCTACGGCAGCCTGGTGTTCATGGCCCTCGTGCCCATCTTCTTCGGAGCTCTCCGCTCCGTCACCTGCTCCAAATCTAAG GAGCTTGGAGAAAATGATTACGATTCTGGGTTCAGA AATGCAGCAGACATGCCAGAGACCATCACCAGTCGGGATGCAGCGAGGTTCCCCATCATCGCCAGCTGTACACTGTTCGGACTCTACCTCTTCTTCAAG GTATTTTCTCAAGAGTACATCAACCTGCTGTTGTCTGTCTACTTCTTTGTGCTGGGTGTCCTGGCACTGTCTCACACAATGAG CCCTCTGATGTCCAGAGTCTTTCCAGCTTCTTTCCCAAACAAACAATACCAGCTGCTGTTCACTCAGGGCACTGGAGAGTCCAAAGAAG AAATAGTCAACTATGAGTTTGACACCAAGAACCTGGTGTGTCTGCTCATCAGCAGCGTTGTGGGCGTCTGGTATCTGCTCAAAAAG CACTGGATCGCCAATAATCTGTTCGGCCTGGCGTTTGCCCTGAACGGCGTAGAGCTGCTCCACCTGAACAACGTCAGCACCGGCTGCATCCTACTGGGGGGGCTCTTTGTCTATGACGTCTTCTGG GTGTTCGGGACCAACGTCATGGTAACCGTTGCCAAGTCCTTTGAAGCACCCATCAAGT TGGTTTTCCCTCAGGACCTGTTGGAGAAAGGTCTGGAAGCCAGTAACTTTGCCATGTTGGGTCTGGGAGACATCGTCATCCCTGGAATCTTCATTGCCCTCCTGCTGCGCTTCGATGTCAG cctgaagaaGAACAGCAGGACGTATTTCTACTCCAGTTTCCTGGCCTACATCTTTGGATTAGGCCTTACCATTTTTGTGATGCACACCTTTAAACACGCTCAG cctgCTCTGCTTTACCTGGTCCCAGCCTGCGTCGGCTTCCCCGTCATCGTAGCACTGTTCAAAGGAGAGCTCACGGAGATGTTCAG
- the hm13 gene encoding minor histocompatibility antigen H13 isoform X4 produces the protein MSEAEQAPASVPEVLDALNATDSNGTEVLNATAKFVATPEGTALAYGSLVFMALVPIFFGALRSVTCSKSKNAADMPETITSRDAARFPIIASCTLFGLYLFFKVFSQEYINLLLSVYFFVLGVLALSHTMSPLMSRVFPASFPNKQYQLLFTQGTGESKEEIVNYEFDTKNLVCLLISSVVGVWYLLKKHWIANNLFGLAFALNGVELLHLNNVSTGCILLGGLFVYDVFWVFGTNVMVTVAKSFEAPIKLVFPQDLLEKGLEASNFAMLGLGDIVIPGIFIALLLRFDVSLKKNSRTYFYSSFLAYIFGLGLTIFVMHTFKHAQPALLYLVPACVGFPVIVALFKGELTEMFRYEETSPEEAETKEDSSEKKDQ, from the exons ATGTCTGAGGCAGAACAAGCCCCGGCCTCGGTCCCGGAGGTGCTGGACGCACTGAATGCCACGGACTCGAATGGGACGGAGGTGCTCAACGCTACGGCTAAATTCGTGGCCACCCCGGAGGGCACTGCGCTGGCCTACGGCAGCCTGGTGTTCATGGCCCTCGTGCCCATCTTCTTCGGAGCTCTCCGCTCCGTCACCTGCTCCAAATCTAAG AATGCAGCAGACATGCCAGAGACCATCACCAGTCGGGATGCAGCGAGGTTCCCCATCATCGCCAGCTGTACACTGTTCGGACTCTACCTCTTCTTCAAG GTATTTTCTCAAGAGTACATCAACCTGCTGTTGTCTGTCTACTTCTTTGTGCTGGGTGTCCTGGCACTGTCTCACACAATGAG CCCTCTGATGTCCAGAGTCTTTCCAGCTTCTTTCCCAAACAAACAATACCAGCTGCTGTTCACTCAGGGCACTGGAGAGTCCAAAGAAG AAATAGTCAACTATGAGTTTGACACCAAGAACCTGGTGTGTCTGCTCATCAGCAGCGTTGTGGGCGTCTGGTATCTGCTCAAAAAG CACTGGATCGCCAATAATCTGTTCGGCCTGGCGTTTGCCCTGAACGGCGTAGAGCTGCTCCACCTGAACAACGTCAGCACCGGCTGCATCCTACTGGGGGGGCTCTTTGTCTATGACGTCTTCTGG GTGTTCGGGACCAACGTCATGGTAACCGTTGCCAAGTCCTTTGAAGCACCCATCAAGT TGGTTTTCCCTCAGGACCTGTTGGAGAAAGGTCTGGAAGCCAGTAACTTTGCCATGTTGGGTCTGGGAGACATCGTCATCCCTGGAATCTTCATTGCCCTCCTGCTGCGCTTCGATGTCAG cctgaagaaGAACAGCAGGACGTATTTCTACTCCAGTTTCCTGGCCTACATCTTTGGATTAGGCCTTACCATTTTTGTGATGCACACCTTTAAACACGCTCAG cctgCTCTGCTTTACCTGGTCCCAGCCTGCGTCGGCTTCCCCGTCATCGTAGCACTGTTCAAAGGAGAGCTCACGGAGATGTTCAG